A stretch of Cicer arietinum cultivar CDC Frontier isolate Library 1 chromosome 5, Cicar.CDCFrontier_v2.0, whole genome shotgun sequence DNA encodes these proteins:
- the LOC101513708 gene encoding OVARIAN TUMOR DOMAIN-containing deubiquitinating enzyme 4-like yields the protein MLQSERSLRSNLPITRIPGDGRCLFRSVVYGACLRTGEPPPSHTKQRELADELRAKVVDEFIKRRADTEWFLEGDFNTYTIQMRKPQAWGGEPELLMSSHVLQMPITVVMQDTNSNNLKIIAEYGQEYGKENPVRVIYDGYGHYDVIQS from the exons ATGCTGCAATCAGAAAGATCGCTACGTAGCAACCTTCCGATAACTC GAATACCAGGAGATGGTAGGTGTTTGTTTAGATCTGTGGTCTATGGTGCTTGTCTCAGAACTGGGGAGCCACCTCCAAGTCACACCAAGCAAAGAGAGCTTGCAGATGAACTTAGAGCCAAA GTTGTGGATGAATTCATCAAGAGAAGAGCAGACACTGAATG GTTTCTTGAGGGTGACTTTAACACCTACACAATACAAATGAGAAAGCCTCAAGCATGGGGAGGAGAGCCTGAACTTCTCATGTCATCACATGTTTTACA GATGCCTATAACAGTGGTCATGCAAGATACAAATTCCAATAACCTTAAAATTATAGCTGAATATGGTCAGGAGTATGGCAAGGAGAATCCTGTTAGAGTCATCTATGATGGTTATGGACACTATGATGTAATACAATCATAG
- the LOC101513180 gene encoding U-box domain-containing protein 6-like isoform X3 encodes MMDVSEVEENFFAASDAKLHGEMCRSLSAIYCKILSIFPSLEAARPRSKSGIQALCSLHVALEKAKNVLQHCSESSKLYLAITGDSVLLKFEKAKCALVDSLKLVEDIVSQSIGCQIDEIVNEIAGTVFALDPTEKQVGDDLIALLQQGRKFNDSNDSSELECFHLAATRLGITSSRAALTERRALKKLIERARTEEDKRKESIIAFLLHLMRKYSKLFRSEFSDDNDSQGSQPCSPTVSKPFEDGVRGGQCHGFDRQISKLGSFNFKPNNRKSGQMLLPPEELRCPISLQLMSDPVIIASGQTYERVCIEKWFNDGHNTCPKTQQKLAHLSLTPNYCVKGLVASWCEQNGIPIPEGPPESLDFNYWRLALSDTESTNSRSINSVNSCKSKGVKVVPLEENCISEQTEGNATESLSVQEEEGGEQYLSFLKVLTEGNNWKRKCKVVERLRLLLRDDEEARIFMGANGFVEALFQFLQSAVREGNAMAQENGAMALFNLAVNNNSNLQKWFFWFIQASVMMYPQKERAQRSKTGEKEHSPQRIY; translated from the exons ATGATGGATGTTTCTGAGGTTGAAGAAAATTTCTTTGCAGCAAGTGATGCCAAG TTACATGGAGAAATGTGCAGAAGTCTTTCTGCaatatattgtaaaatattgTCAATATTTCCTTCATTAGAAGCAGCTAGGCCTAGGAGCAAATCTGGAATTCAGGCATTATGTTCGCTGCATGTAGCCTTAGAGAAGGCGAAGAATGTACTTCAGCACTGCTCAGAGTCTAGTAAACTTTACTTG GCTATAACTGGAGATTCCGTTCTTCTAAAATTTGAGAAGGCTAAGTGTGCTCTTGTAGATAGTCTTAAACTGGTGGAAGATATCGTTTCTCAATCCATTGGGTGTCAG ATTGATGAAATTGTGAACGAAATTGCTGGTACGGTGTTTGCGCTTGATCCAACAGAGAAGCAAGTCGGAGATGATTTAATTGCATTGCTTCAGCAGGGGAGAAAATTTAACGACTCTAATGACAGTAGCGAACTTGAGTGTTTTCACCTTGCTGCTACTAGACTTGGAATTACATCTTCCAGAGCAGCCCTCACTGAAAGAAGAGCTCTAAAAAAACTCATTGAAAGGGCTCGCACCGAGGAAGACAAGAGAAAGGAATCAATTATTGCATTTCTTTTACACCTTATGAGGAAATACTCCAAGTTATTTAGAAGTGAGTTCTCTGATGATAATGATTCTCAGGGTTCTCAACCTTGTTCTCCCACTGTTTCAAAACCTTTCGAGGACGGTGTTCGTGGTGGTCAATGTCATGGCTTTGATAGACAGATATCAAAACTCGGTTCCTTTAATTTTAAGCCGAACAATAGGAAATCGGGACAGATGCTCCTTCCACCTGAAGAGTTAAGGTGTCCAATTTCTCTGCAACTTATGAGTGATCCTGTTATAATCGCATCTGGGCAGACATATGAAAGAGTTTGTATAGAAAAATGGTTCAATGACGGGCACAACACCTGCCCAAAGACTCAACAAAAACTTGCACATCTTTCTCTGACTCCTAATTACTGTGTCAAGGGTCTTGTGGCTAGTTGGTGTGAACAGAACGGAATTCCTATTCCAGAAGGCCCTCCCGAATCTCTTGATTTTAACTACTGGAGATTGGCATTATCAGATACCGAATCCACAAATTCAAGATCTATAAACAGTGTCAACTCTTGCAAATCAAAGGGTGTCAAAGTTGTTCCTCTTGAAGAGAATTGCATCTCAGAGCAAACTGAGGGAAATGCAACTGAAAGTTTGTCCGTACAAGAAGAGGAAGGCGGTGAACAGTATCTTAGTTTTCTGAAAGTATTGACCGAAGGGAACAATTGGAAGAGGAAGTGTAAAGTAGTAGAGCGGTTAAGGCTGTTGCTGCGGGATGATGAGGAAGCCAGGATATTTATGGGGGCTAATGGATTTGTTGAAGCCCTTTTTCAGTTTCTGCAATCAGCTGTGCGTGAAGGGAATGCGATGGCTCAGGAAAATGGAGCTATGGCTCTGTTCAACTTGGCTGTGAATAACAACAG TAATTTGCAGAAATGGTTTTTCTGGTTTATTCAAGCATCTGTTATGATGTATCCCCAAAAGGAAAGGGCTCAAAGGTCGAAAACTGGAGAAAAAGAGCATAGTCCACAAAGGATATATTGA
- the LOC101513180 gene encoding U-box domain-containing protein 6-like isoform X2, translating to MMDVSEVEENFFAASDAKLHGEMCRSLSAIYCKILSIFPSLEAARPRSKSGIQALCSLHVALEKAKNVLQHCSESSKLYLAITGDSVLLKFEKAKCALVDSLKLVEDIVSQSIGCQIDEIVNEIAGTVFALDPTEKQVGDDLIALLQQGRKFNDSNDSSELECFHLAATRLGITSSRAALTERRALKKLIERARTEEDKRKESIIAFLLHLMRKYSKLFRSEFSDDNDSQGSQPCSPTVSKPFEDGVRGGQCHGFDRQISKLGSFNFKPNNRKSGQMLLPPEELRCPISLQLMSDPVIIASGQTYERVCIEKWFNDGHNTCPKTQQKLAHLSLTPNYCVKGLVASWCEQNGIPIPEGPPESLDFNYWRLALSDTESTNSRSINSVNSCKSKGVKVVPLEENCISEQTEGNATESLSVQEEEGGEQYLSFLKVLTEGNNWKRKCKVVERLRLLLRDDEEARIFMGANGFVEALFQFLQSAVREGNAMAQENGAMALFNLAVNNNRRSYIDHSDLVLVILSLLMSLSIYQLQHFRKRQWHHNCMQFI from the exons ATGATGGATGTTTCTGAGGTTGAAGAAAATTTCTTTGCAGCAAGTGATGCCAAG TTACATGGAGAAATGTGCAGAAGTCTTTCTGCaatatattgtaaaatattgTCAATATTTCCTTCATTAGAAGCAGCTAGGCCTAGGAGCAAATCTGGAATTCAGGCATTATGTTCGCTGCATGTAGCCTTAGAGAAGGCGAAGAATGTACTTCAGCACTGCTCAGAGTCTAGTAAACTTTACTTG GCTATAACTGGAGATTCCGTTCTTCTAAAATTTGAGAAGGCTAAGTGTGCTCTTGTAGATAGTCTTAAACTGGTGGAAGATATCGTTTCTCAATCCATTGGGTGTCAG ATTGATGAAATTGTGAACGAAATTGCTGGTACGGTGTTTGCGCTTGATCCAACAGAGAAGCAAGTCGGAGATGATTTAATTGCATTGCTTCAGCAGGGGAGAAAATTTAACGACTCTAATGACAGTAGCGAACTTGAGTGTTTTCACCTTGCTGCTACTAGACTTGGAATTACATCTTCCAGAGCAGCCCTCACTGAAAGAAGAGCTCTAAAAAAACTCATTGAAAGGGCTCGCACCGAGGAAGACAAGAGAAAGGAATCAATTATTGCATTTCTTTTACACCTTATGAGGAAATACTCCAAGTTATTTAGAAGTGAGTTCTCTGATGATAATGATTCTCAGGGTTCTCAACCTTGTTCTCCCACTGTTTCAAAACCTTTCGAGGACGGTGTTCGTGGTGGTCAATGTCATGGCTTTGATAGACAGATATCAAAACTCGGTTCCTTTAATTTTAAGCCGAACAATAGGAAATCGGGACAGATGCTCCTTCCACCTGAAGAGTTAAGGTGTCCAATTTCTCTGCAACTTATGAGTGATCCTGTTATAATCGCATCTGGGCAGACATATGAAAGAGTTTGTATAGAAAAATGGTTCAATGACGGGCACAACACCTGCCCAAAGACTCAACAAAAACTTGCACATCTTTCTCTGACTCCTAATTACTGTGTCAAGGGTCTTGTGGCTAGTTGGTGTGAACAGAACGGAATTCCTATTCCAGAAGGCCCTCCCGAATCTCTTGATTTTAACTACTGGAGATTGGCATTATCAGATACCGAATCCACAAATTCAAGATCTATAAACAGTGTCAACTCTTGCAAATCAAAGGGTGTCAAAGTTGTTCCTCTTGAAGAGAATTGCATCTCAGAGCAAACTGAGGGAAATGCAACTGAAAGTTTGTCCGTACAAGAAGAGGAAGGCGGTGAACAGTATCTTAGTTTTCTGAAAGTATTGACCGAAGGGAACAATTGGAAGAGGAAGTGTAAAGTAGTAGAGCGGTTAAGGCTGTTGCTGCGGGATGATGAGGAAGCCAGGATATTTATGGGGGCTAATGGATTTGTTGAAGCCCTTTTTCAGTTTCTGCAATCAGCTGTGCGTGAAGGGAATGCGATGGCTCAGGAAAATGGAGCTATGGCTCTGTTCAACTTGGCTGTGAATAACAACAG AAGGAGTTATATTGATCACAGTGATTTGGTTCTGGTCATCCTCTCGCTTTTAATGAGCCTGAGCATATATCAGCTACAGCATTTCAGAAAAAGACAATGGCATCATAACTGCATGCAATTTATCTAA
- the LOC101513180 gene encoding U-box domain-containing protein 45-like isoform X1, with protein sequence MMDVSEVEENFFAASDAKLHGEMCRSLSAIYCKILSIFPSLEAARPRSKSGIQALCSLHVALEKAKNVLQHCSESSKLYLAITGDSVLLKFEKAKCALVDSLKLVEDIVSQSIGCQIDEIVNEIAGTVFALDPTEKQVGDDLIALLQQGRKFNDSNDSSELECFHLAATRLGITSSRAALTERRALKKLIERARTEEDKRKESIIAFLLHLMRKYSKLFRSEFSDDNDSQGSQPCSPTVSKPFEDGVRGGQCHGFDRQISKLGSFNFKPNNRKSGQMLLPPEELRCPISLQLMSDPVIIASGQTYERVCIEKWFNDGHNTCPKTQQKLAHLSLTPNYCVKGLVASWCEQNGIPIPEGPPESLDFNYWRLALSDTESTNSRSINSVNSCKSKGVKVVPLEENCISEQTEGNATESLSVQEEEGGEQYLSFLKVLTEGNNWKRKCKVVERLRLLLRDDEEARIFMGANGFVEALFQFLQSAVREGNAMAQENGAMALFNLAVNNNRNKEVMISTGIISLLEEMISSSNLYGCSTALYLNLSCLEEAKHMIGTSQAVQFLIKMLQAKTEVQCKLDALHALYNISTVPSNISNLLSSGIIDGLQSLLVGQADCMLTEKCITVLVNLAVSHVGREEMILNPELISTLASILDTGEAIEQEQAVSCLLILCNRSEKCCEMVLQEGAIPALVSISVNGTSRGREKAQKLLMHFREQRQRDLSPAKTQQCSPEVGDLCMPPQETKPLCKSISRRRVGKALSFLWKSKSYSVYQC encoded by the exons ATGATGGATGTTTCTGAGGTTGAAGAAAATTTCTTTGCAGCAAGTGATGCCAAG TTACATGGAGAAATGTGCAGAAGTCTTTCTGCaatatattgtaaaatattgTCAATATTTCCTTCATTAGAAGCAGCTAGGCCTAGGAGCAAATCTGGAATTCAGGCATTATGTTCGCTGCATGTAGCCTTAGAGAAGGCGAAGAATGTACTTCAGCACTGCTCAGAGTCTAGTAAACTTTACTTG GCTATAACTGGAGATTCCGTTCTTCTAAAATTTGAGAAGGCTAAGTGTGCTCTTGTAGATAGTCTTAAACTGGTGGAAGATATCGTTTCTCAATCCATTGGGTGTCAG ATTGATGAAATTGTGAACGAAATTGCTGGTACGGTGTTTGCGCTTGATCCAACAGAGAAGCAAGTCGGAGATGATTTAATTGCATTGCTTCAGCAGGGGAGAAAATTTAACGACTCTAATGACAGTAGCGAACTTGAGTGTTTTCACCTTGCTGCTACTAGACTTGGAATTACATCTTCCAGAGCAGCCCTCACTGAAAGAAGAGCTCTAAAAAAACTCATTGAAAGGGCTCGCACCGAGGAAGACAAGAGAAAGGAATCAATTATTGCATTTCTTTTACACCTTATGAGGAAATACTCCAAGTTATTTAGAAGTGAGTTCTCTGATGATAATGATTCTCAGGGTTCTCAACCTTGTTCTCCCACTGTTTCAAAACCTTTCGAGGACGGTGTTCGTGGTGGTCAATGTCATGGCTTTGATAGACAGATATCAAAACTCGGTTCCTTTAATTTTAAGCCGAACAATAGGAAATCGGGACAGATGCTCCTTCCACCTGAAGAGTTAAGGTGTCCAATTTCTCTGCAACTTATGAGTGATCCTGTTATAATCGCATCTGGGCAGACATATGAAAGAGTTTGTATAGAAAAATGGTTCAATGACGGGCACAACACCTGCCCAAAGACTCAACAAAAACTTGCACATCTTTCTCTGACTCCTAATTACTGTGTCAAGGGTCTTGTGGCTAGTTGGTGTGAACAGAACGGAATTCCTATTCCAGAAGGCCCTCCCGAATCTCTTGATTTTAACTACTGGAGATTGGCATTATCAGATACCGAATCCACAAATTCAAGATCTATAAACAGTGTCAACTCTTGCAAATCAAAGGGTGTCAAAGTTGTTCCTCTTGAAGAGAATTGCATCTCAGAGCAAACTGAGGGAAATGCAACTGAAAGTTTGTCCGTACAAGAAGAGGAAGGCGGTGAACAGTATCTTAGTTTTCTGAAAGTATTGACCGAAGGGAACAATTGGAAGAGGAAGTGTAAAGTAGTAGAGCGGTTAAGGCTGTTGCTGCGGGATGATGAGGAAGCCAGGATATTTATGGGGGCTAATGGATTTGTTGAAGCCCTTTTTCAGTTTCTGCAATCAGCTGTGCGTGAAGGGAATGCGATGGCTCAGGAAAATGGAGCTATGGCTCTGTTCAACTTGGCTGTGAATAACAACAG AAATAAGGAAGTTATGATATCAACAGGAATCATATCATTGTTGGAGGAAATGATATCAAGCTCCAATCTGTACGGTTGTTCAACCGCTCTGTATCTGAATCTTTCTTGCCTTGAAGAAGCAAAGCACATGATTGGCACAAGTCAGGCCGTGCAGTTCCTAATCAAGATGCTTCAAGCTAAAACCGAAGTCCAGTGCAAGCTAGATGCCCTGCACGCACTCTATAATATCTCTACCGTACCCTCAAATATTTCAAACCTCCTTTCATCAGGCATCATTGACGGCCTACAATCCCTTCTTGTAGGCCAAGCTGATTGCATGTTGACAGAAAAATGCATAACCGTTTTGGTTAATTTGGCCGTTTCTCATGTAGGGAGAGAGGAAATGATTTTGAATCCTGAACTGATAAGCACATTGGCTTCTATATTAGATACTGGCGAAGCCATAGAGCAAGAACAAGCTGTGTCTTGTCTCCTGATATTATGCAACAGGAGTGAAAAATGTTGTGAGATGGTTCTGCAAGAAGGCGCTATACCCGCGTTGGTGTCGATATCGGTGAATGGAACTTCAAGAGGAAGAGAGAAAGCTCAGAAACTATTGATGCACTTCCGAGAGCAGCGGCAGCGAGACCTTTCACCTGCTAAGACTCAACAATGTTCACCTGAAGTTGGTGATTTGTGCATGCCTCCTCAAGAAACGAAACCGCTATGTAAATCTATATCCAGAAGAAGAGTGGGGAAAGCTTTAAGTTTTCTATGGAAAAGCAAGAGCTATTCTGTTTATCAATGTTAA
- the LOC101514046 gene encoding uncharacterized protein isoform X1: MMAFVNSSTALKKQVFPIDFETEMSQHLIDAVHHGDNETAMECVANRLVDVNFIGTVSLKSKTTEIVLQDESPHRVNSVYEEFKTEVTALFLAAHSGNLMLLRKLLNVGANVNLRLFRGYATTAAVREGHLKVLEVLINGGASQLACEEALLEASYVGQARFAELLMQSNMIRPRVAIHALVSACCRGFIEVVDVLIKHGVDANAIDRTLLQSSKPFLHANVDCNALFAAVVSRQINVVRLLLQVGVKLDINVKLGAWSWDTDTGEEFRVGVGLGEAYPITWCAVEYFESTGSILHMLLFHLRPNSFHIGRTLLHHAIICNNERAVNILLNNEVDTELVVKTTEETNIHPIHIASRLGSYNILQCLINNGRCNLDSRTKSGDTALMICTRYKHEKCLRVLVSEGADLGLVNSIGHCATSIANSIQWNEVYQKTILDIIRSGKSVKSSNGSRFSSLLFVTRANDIEALKKLTEKKNININEQNANGLSAAMIASAGGNVEAFKLLLHAGADVINLKNKYGLTALNFIDMNQNSEIFRKVMFEYYAVKKGYCNFSSIDVNPLHRAACYGDIHIVEKLLKEGYDVNGFDEHGYTPLMLAARKNCGEMCKLLISYGAKCEIENERHETALLLARENVKGNYAERVITDEVARRVVLCGASVKKHTKCGKGSFHTKKLVMVGAAGILRWGKSNKRNIVCKVAEVGPSEKFRWNRRKKFDVDEAGMFHVVSSKNKEVHFVCEGGVEMAKLWVRGIRLVTSEAIFGSRANTS, translated from the exons atgatggcGTTTGTGAATTCCAGTACAGCGTTGAAGAAACAGGTTTTTCCAATTGACTTCGAAACAGAGATGTCACAGCATCTAATAGACGCCGTTCATCACGGTGATAACGAAACTGCAATGGAATGTGTAGCGAATCGTTTGGTGGATGTTAACTTCATTGGAACGGTGTCGTTGAAGTCTAAAACGACGGAGATCGTGCTTCAAGATGAGTCACCTCACCGAGTTAACTCGGTGTATGAGGAGTTTAAAACTGAGGTTACTGCTCTGTTTTTGGCTGCACATTCTGGAAATTTGATGCTACTTCGTAAGTTACTG AATGTGGGAGCTAATGTAAATCTGAGATTGTTCCGAGGCTATGCTACAACAGCAGCAGTGAGAGAAGGGCACCTGAAAGTGTTGGAGGTCCTTATCAATGGTGGGGCGTCACAACTTGCATGTGAGGAGGCTTTACTTGAAGCAAGCTACGTCGGACAAGCCAGATTTGCTGAGTTACTCATGCAGTCCAACATGATCCGTCCTCGTGTTGCAATTCATGCCCTTGTCTCTGCTTGTTGTAGAGGCTTCATTGAGGTTGTTGATGTACTCATCAAG CATGGAGTTGATGCCAATGCAATAGATAGGACTCTGCTTCAATCTTCAAAGCCATTTCTTCACGCTAATGTTGATTGCAATGCATTATTTGCTGCTGTGGTCAGCAGACAAATTAATGTTGTTAGATTGTTGTTGCAG GTTGGTGTAAAACTTGATATCAATGTTAAATTAGGGGCTTGGTCTTGGGATACAGATACAGGAGAAGAATTTCGTGTAGGTGTTGGACTAGGTGAAGCTTATCCAATCACATGGTGTGCTGTGGAGTATTTTGAATCTACTGGTTCTATACTTCATATGTTACTCTTTCATCTCCGACCTAATAGTTTTCACATTGGAAGGACTCTCTTACACCATGCCATAATATGTAACAATGAAAGAGCAGTGAACATACTTCTAAATAATGAAGTGGATACAGAACTAGTAGTGAAAACTACTGAAGAAACAAATATACACCCTATTCACATCGCATCCCGACTTGGATCATACAACATTCTTCAGTGTTTGATTAATAATGGTAGGTGTAACTTGGACTCTCGAACAAAATCTGGTGATACAGCATTGATGATTTGTACTAGGTATAAACATGAGAAATGTCTTAGAGTGTTGGTATCAGAAGGTGCTGATTTGGGGTTAGTGAATTCAATTGGTCATTGTGCAACTTCAATAGCAAATTCTATTCAGTGGAATGAAGTTTATCAGAAAACAATTTTGGATATAATTAGATCAGGAAAAAGTGTTAAATCAAGCAATGGTTCTAGATTTTCATCTTTGTTATTTGTCACACGTGCAAATGACATAGAGGCTTTGAAAAAACTCACTGAAAAGaagaacataaatataaatgaacAAAATGCTAATGGATTATCAGCTGCAATGATAGCTTCTGCAGGGGGTAATGTGGAAGCTTTCAAGTTGCTTCTTCATGCTGGAGCTGATGTGATTAATCTTAAAAACAAATATGGTTTAACAGCTCTTAATTTCATTGACATGAACCAAAATAGTGAAATTTTTCGTAAGGTGATGTTTGAATATTATGCAGTTAAAAAGGGTTATTGCAATTTTAGTTCAATTGATGTGAATCCTCTTCACCGTGCAGCTTGTTATGGTGACATACACATTGTTGAAAAGTTATTAAAAGAAGGGTATGATGTGAATGGTTTTGATGAACATGGATACACACCGTTGATGTTAGCAGCAAGAAAAAACTGTGGAGAAATGTGTAAGCTTTTGATATCTTATGGAGCAAAATGTGAAATTGAAAATGAGAGACACGAAACAGCTCTTTTACTAGCAAGAGAAAACGTGAAAGGAAATTATGCAGAACGTGTGATAACAGATGAGGTAGCTAGAAGAGTTGTGTTGTGTGGTGCAAGTGTGAAGAAACATACAAAGTGTGGTAAAGGATCATTTCATACTAAGAAACTTGTAATGGTTGGTGCTGCTGGAATTTTACGTTGGGGGAAATCAAATAAGAGAAATATTGTCTGTAAAGTGGCTGAGGTTGGACCAAGTGAAAAATTTCGATGGAACCGTAGGAAGAAGTTTGATGTTGATGAGGCTGGAATGTTTCATGTTGTTTCCTCTAAAAATAAGGAGGTGCATTTTGTTTGTGAAGGTGGGGTTGAAATGGCTAAATTGTGGGTTAGGGGGATTAGATTAGTTACAAGTGAAGCCATTTTTGGATCTAGAGCTAATACAAGCTGA
- the LOC101514046 gene encoding uncharacterized protein isoform X2, with translation MMAFVNSSTALKKQVFPIDFETEMSQHLIDAVHHGDNETAMECVANRLVDVNFIGTVSLKSKTTEIVLQDESPHRVNSVYEEFKTEVTALFLAAHSGNLMLLRKLLNVGANVNLRLFRGYATTAAVREGHLKVLEVLINGGASQLACEEALLEASYVGQARFAELLMQSNMIRPRVAIHALVSACCRGFIEVVDVLIKVGVKLDINVKLGAWSWDTDTGEEFRVGVGLGEAYPITWCAVEYFESTGSILHMLLFHLRPNSFHIGRTLLHHAIICNNERAVNILLNNEVDTELVVKTTEETNIHPIHIASRLGSYNILQCLINNGRCNLDSRTKSGDTALMICTRYKHEKCLRVLVSEGADLGLVNSIGHCATSIANSIQWNEVYQKTILDIIRSGKSVKSSNGSRFSSLLFVTRANDIEALKKLTEKKNININEQNANGLSAAMIASAGGNVEAFKLLLHAGADVINLKNKYGLTALNFIDMNQNSEIFRKVMFEYYAVKKGYCNFSSIDVNPLHRAACYGDIHIVEKLLKEGYDVNGFDEHGYTPLMLAARKNCGEMCKLLISYGAKCEIENERHETALLLARENVKGNYAERVITDEVARRVVLCGASVKKHTKCGKGSFHTKKLVMVGAAGILRWGKSNKRNIVCKVAEVGPSEKFRWNRRKKFDVDEAGMFHVVSSKNKEVHFVCEGGVEMAKLWVRGIRLVTSEAIFGSRANTS, from the exons atgatggcGTTTGTGAATTCCAGTACAGCGTTGAAGAAACAGGTTTTTCCAATTGACTTCGAAACAGAGATGTCACAGCATCTAATAGACGCCGTTCATCACGGTGATAACGAAACTGCAATGGAATGTGTAGCGAATCGTTTGGTGGATGTTAACTTCATTGGAACGGTGTCGTTGAAGTCTAAAACGACGGAGATCGTGCTTCAAGATGAGTCACCTCACCGAGTTAACTCGGTGTATGAGGAGTTTAAAACTGAGGTTACTGCTCTGTTTTTGGCTGCACATTCTGGAAATTTGATGCTACTTCGTAAGTTACTG AATGTGGGAGCTAATGTAAATCTGAGATTGTTCCGAGGCTATGCTACAACAGCAGCAGTGAGAGAAGGGCACCTGAAAGTGTTGGAGGTCCTTATCAATGGTGGGGCGTCACAACTTGCATGTGAGGAGGCTTTACTTGAAGCAAGCTACGTCGGACAAGCCAGATTTGCTGAGTTACTCATGCAGTCCAACATGATCCGTCCTCGTGTTGCAATTCATGCCCTTGTCTCTGCTTGTTGTAGAGGCTTCATTGAGGTTGTTGATGTACTCATCAAG GTTGGTGTAAAACTTGATATCAATGTTAAATTAGGGGCTTGGTCTTGGGATACAGATACAGGAGAAGAATTTCGTGTAGGTGTTGGACTAGGTGAAGCTTATCCAATCACATGGTGTGCTGTGGAGTATTTTGAATCTACTGGTTCTATACTTCATATGTTACTCTTTCATCTCCGACCTAATAGTTTTCACATTGGAAGGACTCTCTTACACCATGCCATAATATGTAACAATGAAAGAGCAGTGAACATACTTCTAAATAATGAAGTGGATACAGAACTAGTAGTGAAAACTACTGAAGAAACAAATATACACCCTATTCACATCGCATCCCGACTTGGATCATACAACATTCTTCAGTGTTTGATTAATAATGGTAGGTGTAACTTGGACTCTCGAACAAAATCTGGTGATACAGCATTGATGATTTGTACTAGGTATAAACATGAGAAATGTCTTAGAGTGTTGGTATCAGAAGGTGCTGATTTGGGGTTAGTGAATTCAATTGGTCATTGTGCAACTTCAATAGCAAATTCTATTCAGTGGAATGAAGTTTATCAGAAAACAATTTTGGATATAATTAGATCAGGAAAAAGTGTTAAATCAAGCAATGGTTCTAGATTTTCATCTTTGTTATTTGTCACACGTGCAAATGACATAGAGGCTTTGAAAAAACTCACTGAAAAGaagaacataaatataaatgaacAAAATGCTAATGGATTATCAGCTGCAATGATAGCTTCTGCAGGGGGTAATGTGGAAGCTTTCAAGTTGCTTCTTCATGCTGGAGCTGATGTGATTAATCTTAAAAACAAATATGGTTTAACAGCTCTTAATTTCATTGACATGAACCAAAATAGTGAAATTTTTCGTAAGGTGATGTTTGAATATTATGCAGTTAAAAAGGGTTATTGCAATTTTAGTTCAATTGATGTGAATCCTCTTCACCGTGCAGCTTGTTATGGTGACATACACATTGTTGAAAAGTTATTAAAAGAAGGGTATGATGTGAATGGTTTTGATGAACATGGATACACACCGTTGATGTTAGCAGCAAGAAAAAACTGTGGAGAAATGTGTAAGCTTTTGATATCTTATGGAGCAAAATGTGAAATTGAAAATGAGAGACACGAAACAGCTCTTTTACTAGCAAGAGAAAACGTGAAAGGAAATTATGCAGAACGTGTGATAACAGATGAGGTAGCTAGAAGAGTTGTGTTGTGTGGTGCAAGTGTGAAGAAACATACAAAGTGTGGTAAAGGATCATTTCATACTAAGAAACTTGTAATGGTTGGTGCTGCTGGAATTTTACGTTGGGGGAAATCAAATAAGAGAAATATTGTCTGTAAAGTGGCTGAGGTTGGACCAAGTGAAAAATTTCGATGGAACCGTAGGAAGAAGTTTGATGTTGATGAGGCTGGAATGTTTCATGTTGTTTCCTCTAAAAATAAGGAGGTGCATTTTGTTTGTGAAGGTGGGGTTGAAATGGCTAAATTGTGGGTTAGGGGGATTAGATTAGTTACAAGTGAAGCCATTTTTGGATCTAGAGCTAATACAAGCTGA